In Aedes albopictus strain Foshan chromosome 3, AalbF5, whole genome shotgun sequence, the following are encoded in one genomic region:
- the LOC109411566 gene encoding endophilin-B1 isoform X1: MNIKMPDFDVKKFVKDAGSTLSRVVQLTEEKLGTSEKTEMDRHFEHLSERSDCARTWTEKIVRDTEAALIPNPANRVEDFIFEKIEKQKPKRLSNLEYLGLDMIEGGGEFGQDGAYGSALIKVGQAEQKLGSCERDFIGSAGMCFIQPLKKFLEGEMKTITKEKGILESKRLDLDACKNRVRKARSMLGQQTKDGISPEAVLDQAERDLRVAQSEFDRQAEITKLLLEGISTTQATHLRHLHALVESQVRYYGQCNKIMNDLQRELASLGGPQPYVPVAGYEDDEANGLAGRVNNIELGVNAGYKRARVLCSYDAKDGTELNLTANEVIFVCECNPPNSDYMNGKQGLLKGLVPKAFLELLDD; this comes from the exons ATGAATATCAAAATGCCAGATTTCGATGTGAAAAAGTTCGTCAAGGATGCGGGTTCCACACTGTCCCGGGTGGTTCAG CTCACGGAGGAAAAGCTGGGAACCTCGGAGAAGACCGAAATGGATCGCCACTTTGAGCATCTGAGCGAACGGTCCGATTGTGCCCGGACGTGGACGGAGAAGATCGTGCGGGACACAGAAGCAGCGTTGATACCGAATCCGGCCAACCGGGTGGAAGATTTCATATTCGAGAAGATCGAAAAGCAGAAACCGAAAAGGCTGAGCAATTTGGAATACCTGGGGCTGGACATGATCGAGGGAGGCGGTGAATTTGGCCAGGATGGTGCGTATGGAAGTGCTCTGATCAAAGTGGGCCAAGCCGAACAGAAGCTGGGATCGTGCGAGCGGGATTTCATCGGATCGGCCGGTATGTGTTTTATTCAGCCacttaaaaagttcctggaagggGAAATGAAGACCATAACGAAGGAGAAGGGAATCCTGGAGAGCAAGAG GTTGGACCTTGATGCATGCAAGAACCGGGTTCGAAAGGCAAGAAGCATGTTGGGACAACAAACG AAggatggaatttctcctgaggcaGTTCTGGATCAG GCCGAACGGGACCTTCGGGTAGCACAATCGGAATTTGATCGACAGGCCGAAATCACAAAACTCTTGTTGGAAGGCATCAGCACAACACAAGCCACACATCTGCGACATCTGCACGCCCTTGTGGAATCTCAAGTGCGCTACTACGGCCAGTGTAATAAAATCATGAACGACTTACAACGAGAATTGGCAAG TTTGGGAGGTCCACAGCCATACGTCCCGGTGGCAGGCTACGAGGACGATGAGGCCAACGGTCTCGCCGGTCGGGTCAATAACATCGAACTGGGTGTCAATGCAGGCTACAAGCGGGCACGCGTCCTGTGCTCGTACGACGCCAAGGATGGCACCGAGCTTAATCTCACTGCAAATGAG GTTATTTTCGTTTGTGAGTGCAATCCACCGAATAGCGACTACATGAACGGAAAGCAGGGTCTACTGAAAGGATTGGTACCAAAGGCATTTTTGGAGTTGTTGGATGATTAA
- the LOC109411566 gene encoding endophilin-B1 isoform X2, with protein MNIKMPDFDVKKFVKDAGSTLSRVVQLTEEKLGTSEKTEMDRHFEHLSERSDCARTWTEKIVRDTEAALIPNPANRVEDFIFEKIEKQKPKRLSNLEYLGLDMIEGGGEFGQDGAYGSALIKVGQAEQKLGSCERDFIGSAGMCFIQPLKKFLEGEMKTITKEKGILESKRLDLDACKNRVRKARSMLGQQTKDGISPEAVLDQAERDLRVAQSEFDRQAEITKLLLEGISTTQATHLRHLHALVESQVRYYGQCNKIMNDLQRELASMRPPTPRLRVNSEDVDLTSGPPYLSPSQNQLSVQLLTQGSNSPNSNQHWQQQTITLHTMAEEGPKPVPASFPIVDDSVIAELVANSDPNDISVL; from the exons ATGAATATCAAAATGCCAGATTTCGATGTGAAAAAGTTCGTCAAGGATGCGGGTTCCACACTGTCCCGGGTGGTTCAG CTCACGGAGGAAAAGCTGGGAACCTCGGAGAAGACCGAAATGGATCGCCACTTTGAGCATCTGAGCGAACGGTCCGATTGTGCCCGGACGTGGACGGAGAAGATCGTGCGGGACACAGAAGCAGCGTTGATACCGAATCCGGCCAACCGGGTGGAAGATTTCATATTCGAGAAGATCGAAAAGCAGAAACCGAAAAGGCTGAGCAATTTGGAATACCTGGGGCTGGACATGATCGAGGGAGGCGGTGAATTTGGCCAGGATGGTGCGTATGGAAGTGCTCTGATCAAAGTGGGCCAAGCCGAACAGAAGCTGGGATCGTGCGAGCGGGATTTCATCGGATCGGCCGGTATGTGTTTTATTCAGCCacttaaaaagttcctggaagggGAAATGAAGACCATAACGAAGGAGAAGGGAATCCTGGAGAGCAAGAG GTTGGACCTTGATGCATGCAAGAACCGGGTTCGAAAGGCAAGAAGCATGTTGGGACAACAAACG AAggatggaatttctcctgaggcaGTTCTGGATCAG GCCGAACGGGACCTTCGGGTAGCACAATCGGAATTTGATCGACAGGCCGAAATCACAAAACTCTTGTTGGAAGGCATCAGCACAACACAAGCCACACATCTGCGACATCTGCACGCCCTTGTGGAATCTCAAGTGCGCTACTACGGCCAGTGTAATAAAATCATGAACGACTTACAACGAGAATTGGCAAG CATGCGTCCACCAACGCCCCGATTGCGCGTTAACAGTGAGGACGTAGACCTCACTAGTGGACCTCCCTATCTTAGCCCGTCACAAAATCAGCTTTCCGTACAACTACTGACACAAGGCAGCAACTCACCCAACTCCAACCAGCACTGGCAACAGCAGACGATCACGCTTCACACGATGGCCGAGGAAGGGCCGAAACCTGTGCCAGCGTCCTTTCCCATCGTCGATGACAGTGTGATCGCCGAGCTGGTGGCCAACAGCGATCCCAACGACATATCGGtcctttaa
- the LOC109411566 gene encoding endophilin-B1 isoform X4 produces the protein MNIKMPDFDVKKFVKDAGSTLSRVVQLTEEKLGTSEKTEMDRHFEHLSERSDCARTWTEKIVRDTEAALIPNPANRVEDFIFEKIEKQKPKRLSNLEYLGLDMIEGGGEFGQDGAYGSALIKVGQAEQKLGSCERDFIGSAGMCFIQPLKKFLEGEMKTITKEKGILESKRLDLDACKNRVRKARSMLGQQTAERDLRVAQSEFDRQAEITKLLLEGISTTQATHLRHLHALVESQVRYYGQCNKIMNDLQRELASMRPPTPRLRVNSEDVDLTSGPPYLSPSQNQLSVQLLTQGSNSPNSNQHWQQQTITLHTMAEEGPKPVPASFPIVDDSVIAELVANSDPNDISVL, from the exons ATGAATATCAAAATGCCAGATTTCGATGTGAAAAAGTTCGTCAAGGATGCGGGTTCCACACTGTCCCGGGTGGTTCAG CTCACGGAGGAAAAGCTGGGAACCTCGGAGAAGACCGAAATGGATCGCCACTTTGAGCATCTGAGCGAACGGTCCGATTGTGCCCGGACGTGGACGGAGAAGATCGTGCGGGACACAGAAGCAGCGTTGATACCGAATCCGGCCAACCGGGTGGAAGATTTCATATTCGAGAAGATCGAAAAGCAGAAACCGAAAAGGCTGAGCAATTTGGAATACCTGGGGCTGGACATGATCGAGGGAGGCGGTGAATTTGGCCAGGATGGTGCGTATGGAAGTGCTCTGATCAAAGTGGGCCAAGCCGAACAGAAGCTGGGATCGTGCGAGCGGGATTTCATCGGATCGGCCGGTATGTGTTTTATTCAGCCacttaaaaagttcctggaagggGAAATGAAGACCATAACGAAGGAGAAGGGAATCCTGGAGAGCAAGAG GTTGGACCTTGATGCATGCAAGAACCGGGTTCGAAAGGCAAGAAGCATGTTGGGACAACAAACG GCCGAACGGGACCTTCGGGTAGCACAATCGGAATTTGATCGACAGGCCGAAATCACAAAACTCTTGTTGGAAGGCATCAGCACAACACAAGCCACACATCTGCGACATCTGCACGCCCTTGTGGAATCTCAAGTGCGCTACTACGGCCAGTGTAATAAAATCATGAACGACTTACAACGAGAATTGGCAAG CATGCGTCCACCAACGCCCCGATTGCGCGTTAACAGTGAGGACGTAGACCTCACTAGTGGACCTCCCTATCTTAGCCCGTCACAAAATCAGCTTTCCGTACAACTACTGACACAAGGCAGCAACTCACCCAACTCCAACCAGCACTGGCAACAGCAGACGATCACGCTTCACACGATGGCCGAGGAAGGGCCGAAACCTGTGCCAGCGTCCTTTCCCATCGTCGATGACAGTGTGATCGCCGAGCTGGTGGCCAACAGCGATCCCAACGACATATCGGtcctttaa
- the LOC109411566 gene encoding endophilin-B1 isoform X3, with protein MNIKMPDFDVKKFVKDAGSTLSRVVQLTEEKLGTSEKTEMDRHFEHLSERSDCARTWTEKIVRDTEAALIPNPANRVEDFIFEKIEKQKPKRLSNLEYLGLDMIEGGGEFGQDGAYGSALIKVGQAEQKLGSCERDFIGSAGMCFIQPLKKFLEGEMKTITKEKGILESKRLDLDACKNRVRKARSMLGQQTAERDLRVAQSEFDRQAEITKLLLEGISTTQATHLRHLHALVESQVRYYGQCNKIMNDLQRELASLGGPQPYVPVAGYEDDEANGLAGRVNNIELGVNAGYKRARVLCSYDAKDGTELNLTANEVIFVCECNPPNSDYMNGKQGLLKGLVPKAFLELLDD; from the exons ATGAATATCAAAATGCCAGATTTCGATGTGAAAAAGTTCGTCAAGGATGCGGGTTCCACACTGTCCCGGGTGGTTCAG CTCACGGAGGAAAAGCTGGGAACCTCGGAGAAGACCGAAATGGATCGCCACTTTGAGCATCTGAGCGAACGGTCCGATTGTGCCCGGACGTGGACGGAGAAGATCGTGCGGGACACAGAAGCAGCGTTGATACCGAATCCGGCCAACCGGGTGGAAGATTTCATATTCGAGAAGATCGAAAAGCAGAAACCGAAAAGGCTGAGCAATTTGGAATACCTGGGGCTGGACATGATCGAGGGAGGCGGTGAATTTGGCCAGGATGGTGCGTATGGAAGTGCTCTGATCAAAGTGGGCCAAGCCGAACAGAAGCTGGGATCGTGCGAGCGGGATTTCATCGGATCGGCCGGTATGTGTTTTATTCAGCCacttaaaaagttcctggaagggGAAATGAAGACCATAACGAAGGAGAAGGGAATCCTGGAGAGCAAGAG GTTGGACCTTGATGCATGCAAGAACCGGGTTCGAAAGGCAAGAAGCATGTTGGGACAACAAACG GCCGAACGGGACCTTCGGGTAGCACAATCGGAATTTGATCGACAGGCCGAAATCACAAAACTCTTGTTGGAAGGCATCAGCACAACACAAGCCACACATCTGCGACATCTGCACGCCCTTGTGGAATCTCAAGTGCGCTACTACGGCCAGTGTAATAAAATCATGAACGACTTACAACGAGAATTGGCAAG TTTGGGAGGTCCACAGCCATACGTCCCGGTGGCAGGCTACGAGGACGATGAGGCCAACGGTCTCGCCGGTCGGGTCAATAACATCGAACTGGGTGTCAATGCAGGCTACAAGCGGGCACGCGTCCTGTGCTCGTACGACGCCAAGGATGGCACCGAGCTTAATCTCACTGCAAATGAG GTTATTTTCGTTTGTGAGTGCAATCCACCGAATAGCGACTACATGAACGGAAAGCAGGGTCTACTGAAAGGATTGGTACCAAAGGCATTTTTGGAGTTGTTGGATGATTAA
- the LOC109411563 gene encoding kelch-like protein 41a isoform X2 → MDEEASDFGQRFNEMRHRNHLVDCSFRVDDKIYNCHKLILSAASPVFEAMFYGSLAEKQTVKIADIRPIVFERMLDFIYVGTVDFDHILHIEEILELYYCAQKYMIDSLHKQCVNYFGKSIKPNNVLKILDIAYTMNLEDIIFSCLCVLKHFLTSGMSLSNIILESSHHLSKSCVDLILEDNYEVKDNIICMIRAWCITECEQNRLEVNSDSLKTILQDIELPDKLKDTIIDCSFTSFQPVTNEHKYHWTPIQRIHYKAVRPLIIGDSMAFEASITCNRFIVLKSLSINSRLTPQLLPMDKRRDTYTENIAVEICSKFNGRIESIYQEQHLICDVPFNNSLDLKLENQIVLFPDIAYLVRLKWGPDSLGYEYPRSIFSSYGKSKQFRVNFSENIYVETEGSILHGIVCDLYK, encoded by the coding sequence ATGGATGAAGAAGCATCGGATTTTGGCCAGCGGTTCAATGAAATGCGTCACCGTAACCATCTGGTAGATTGTTCCTTTCGAGTGGACGACAAAATCTATAATTGCCATAAGCTGATCCTATCCGCAGCTAGTCCAGTATTCGAAGCCATGTTCTACGGTTCGCTTGCCGAGAAGCAAACTGTTAAAATCGCAGACATTCGGCCAATCGTGTTCGAGCGGATGTTGGACTTCATCTACGTAGGAACCGTGGACTTTGACCATATTCTTCatattgaagaaatcttggagcttTATTACTGCGCACAAAAATACATGATCGACAGTCTGCACAAACAGTGCGTTAACTATTTCGGCAAAAGCATCAAACCCAACAATGTACTGAAAATTCTCGACATAGCCTATACGATGAACCTGGAAGATATTATCTTTTCGTGTTTGTGTGTGCTGAAACACTTCCTGACTTCGGGTATGAGTCTCAGCAACATCATCCTAGAAAGTAGCCATCATTTATCGAAGAGCTGTGTGGATCTAATCCTAGAAGATAACTACGAAGTTAAGGATAACATTATCTGTATGATTCGTGCCTGGTGCATTACGGAATGTGAACAGAATCGTCTCGAAGTGAATAGTGATAGTCTGAAAACCATATTGCAAGATATTGAACTTCCGGATAAGTTGAAAGATACCATAATAGACTGCAGTTTTACCAGTTTCCAACCGGTGACAAATGAACACAAATATCATTGGACACCAATCCAGCGAATTCACTACAAAGCCGTCAGACCCTTGATCATCGGCGATTCGATGGCCTTCGAAGCCAGTATCACATGTAACAGGTTCATTGTCTTAAAGTCTCTATCTATTAACAGTAGACTGACACCGCAATTACTCCCTATGGACAAACGTCGCGATACGTACACGGAGAACATTGCTGTGGAAATTTGTTCGAAGTTCAACGGGAGAATCGAGTCAATCTACCAGGAGCAACATCTGATCTGTGATGTGCCATTCAACAACAGCTTAGATCTGAAACTGGAGAACCAAATCGTGCTGTTTCCGGACATTGCCTATCTGGTACGGCTGAAGTGGGGACCCGACAGTCTGGGTTACGAGTATCCTAGAAGCATTTTCTCGTCGTACGGTAAGAGCAAGCAGTTCAGAGTCAACTTCAGCGAGAATATCTACGTGGAAACTGAAGGCAGTATTCTGCACGGGATCGTTTGTGATTTGTATAAGTAA
- the LOC109411563 gene encoding BTB/POZ domain-containing protein 6 isoform X1 — MNNKADVNADKMDEEASDFGQRFNEMRHRNHLVDCSFRVDDKIYNCHKLILSAASPVFEAMFYGSLAEKQTVKIADIRPIVFERMLDFIYVGTVDFDHILHIEEILELYYCAQKYMIDSLHKQCVNYFGKSIKPNNVLKILDIAYTMNLEDIIFSCLCVLKHFLTSGMSLSNIILESSHHLSKSCVDLILEDNYEVKDNIICMIRAWCITECEQNRLEVNSDSLKTILQDIELPDKLKDTIIDCSFTSFQPVTNEHKYHWTPIQRIHYKAVRPLIIGDSMAFEASITCNRFIVLKSLSINSRLTPQLLPMDKRRDTYTENIAVEICSKFNGRIESIYQEQHLICDVPFNNSLDLKLENQIVLFPDIAYLVRLKWGPDSLGYEYPRSIFSSYGKSKQFRVNFSENIYVETEGSILHGIVCDLYK; from the coding sequence GCCGACGTCAACGCGGACAAGATGGATGAAGAAGCATCGGATTTTGGCCAGCGGTTCAATGAAATGCGTCACCGTAACCATCTGGTAGATTGTTCCTTTCGAGTGGACGACAAAATCTATAATTGCCATAAGCTGATCCTATCCGCAGCTAGTCCAGTATTCGAAGCCATGTTCTACGGTTCGCTTGCCGAGAAGCAAACTGTTAAAATCGCAGACATTCGGCCAATCGTGTTCGAGCGGATGTTGGACTTCATCTACGTAGGAACCGTGGACTTTGACCATATTCTTCatattgaagaaatcttggagcttTATTACTGCGCACAAAAATACATGATCGACAGTCTGCACAAACAGTGCGTTAACTATTTCGGCAAAAGCATCAAACCCAACAATGTACTGAAAATTCTCGACATAGCCTATACGATGAACCTGGAAGATATTATCTTTTCGTGTTTGTGTGTGCTGAAACACTTCCTGACTTCGGGTATGAGTCTCAGCAACATCATCCTAGAAAGTAGCCATCATTTATCGAAGAGCTGTGTGGATCTAATCCTAGAAGATAACTACGAAGTTAAGGATAACATTATCTGTATGATTCGTGCCTGGTGCATTACGGAATGTGAACAGAATCGTCTCGAAGTGAATAGTGATAGTCTGAAAACCATATTGCAAGATATTGAACTTCCGGATAAGTTGAAAGATACCATAATAGACTGCAGTTTTACCAGTTTCCAACCGGTGACAAATGAACACAAATATCATTGGACACCAATCCAGCGAATTCACTACAAAGCCGTCAGACCCTTGATCATCGGCGATTCGATGGCCTTCGAAGCCAGTATCACATGTAACAGGTTCATTGTCTTAAAGTCTCTATCTATTAACAGTAGACTGACACCGCAATTACTCCCTATGGACAAACGTCGCGATACGTACACGGAGAACATTGCTGTGGAAATTTGTTCGAAGTTCAACGGGAGAATCGAGTCAATCTACCAGGAGCAACATCTGATCTGTGATGTGCCATTCAACAACAGCTTAGATCTGAAACTGGAGAACCAAATCGTGCTGTTTCCGGACATTGCCTATCTGGTACGGCTGAAGTGGGGACCCGACAGTCTGGGTTACGAGTATCCTAGAAGCATTTTCTCGTCGTACGGTAAGAGCAAGCAGTTCAGAGTCAACTTCAGCGAGAATATCTACGTGGAAACTGAAGGCAGTATTCTGCACGGGATCGTTTGTGATTTGTATAAGTAA